In Streptomyces erythrochromogenes, the DNA window GGCCGCCGCGGAGCTGGCGGAGCGGCTCCCGTCGCACGTGAAGGTCGTCGAGGACGCGGCGCAGAGCCAGGGCGCGACCCGTGACGGCCGCTCCCCCGGCAGCGGGACGATCGCGGCCACCAGCTTCTACCCGGGCAAGAACCTGGGAGCCTACGGGGACGCCGGCGCGGTGGTGACCGACGACCAGGAGCGCGCCGACCTCGTGCGGGCCGTCGCCAATCACGGCGGGGTCGCCAAGTACCGCCACGACGTGGCCGGTTTCAACAGCCGGCTGGACGGTCTGCAGGCCGTGGTCCTGCGGGCGAAGCTGGCCCGCCTGGCGGAGGGGAACGCGGCCCGGCGGGCCGCCGCCGCCCGCTACGACGAGCTGCTCGGCGACCTGGCCGCGGCGGGCCGCGTCACGCTGCCGGTCACGGCGGAGGGCAACGTCCACGTCTGGCACCTGTACGTCGTACGGATCTCCGGAGCGGACCGCGACACGGTCGTCGGCAAGCTCAACGCGGAGGGGATCGGCGCGGGGGTGCACTACCCGGCCCCGGTCCACCTCACCGGGGCCTTCGGCCACCTCGGTCACGGTCGCGGGGACTTCCCGCACGCGGAGCAGGCAGCGGACAGCATGCTCTCCCTCCCCCTCTTCCCGCAGATCACCGCTGCCCAGCAGCAGCGGGTCGTGGAAGCGTTCTCCGACGCCCTGCGCTGATACGTGCCGGCGCGAAATCAATGAGGTCCACATGAACAGACGGACAAAGTTGCTCCGTTACGGTCTCTTCACCGTGGTGGCGGCCCTGATGGCCACGGTCCTGCCCCCGGCCGCGGTGGCCGGGGCGGCCGATCCCTGCGGTCCCACCACGAACGCGATCGTCTGCGAGAACTCCAAGCCGGGCACCCCGATGGAGGAGTGGTTCGCGCCGAGCGCGTACGGCGACATCAAGGGCTTCCCCGACCGGACGAGCGTCCAGCCCGGCGAAACGGTGCAGTTCAAGATCCAGTCGCCGACGGCGTACAAGGTCTCGGTCTACCGCCTCGGCCACTACGGGGGCAACGGGGCCCGGCTGATGTCGACCGCGGCCCAGGCCGCCCAGACGTACCCGGCGAACTTCGCGCCCGGCGGGAACCCGGCCGCCTGCACCACCAAGGCCGCCACCGGCCTGGTCGACTGCGGCAACTGGCCCGTCACCGTGACGTGGAACGTGCCGGCCGACGCCGTCTCCGGGCTCTACATCGCCAACTTCGACCAGGCGGACGGCAACGGCGTGATGCCGTACCCGTTCGTCGTCCGCAAGGACTCCAGCCACTCCGACATCGTCGTGCAGACCAGCGACCAGACCTGGCAGGCGTACAACAACTACGGCGGCCAGGACCTCTACGACGGCGGCGGTCCCGCGCCGGACGGGCGGGCCTACGAGGTCAGCTACAACCGGCCGATGGACATCGGCGGTGACAACGGGATCTACGGCTCCGAGTTCCAGATGGTCGCGTGGCTGGAGCGCAACGGCTACGACGTGAGCTACATGTCCGGCATCGACATGTCGGTCCGCGGCGCGACCCTGCTGCAGAACCACAAGGTGTTCATGTCCTCCGGGCACGACGAGTACTGGACCCAGGACCAGTTCACCAACGCCCTGAACGCGCGCCGCGCCGGGCAGCACCAGACGTACTTCGCCGGCAACGAGATCTTCTGGAAGACCCGGCTCGCGCCGAGCATCGACGGGACGAACACCGCCGACCGGACGCTGGTCTCGTACAAGGAGACCAAGCTGTCCTTCCCGCAGCCGAACGGCGTCCCGGACCCGAGCGGGATCTGGACGGGTACCTTCATGGACCCGGCCGGCGCGACCAACGGCCGGCCCTTCCAGCCGCAGAACCAGCTGACCGGTTCGATGTTCAGCGTCAACGGCTACCGCAGCGACGCGATCACCGTGCCGGGCACCTTCGCCAAGCAGCGGCTGTGGCGCAACACCTCCGTCGCGAACCTCACCCCCTCGCAGACCGCCACCTTCCCCACCGGGACGCTGGGCTACGAGTGGGACAGCGACGTGGAGAACGCAAGCCGCCCGGCCGGACAGATCCAGATGTCGTCCACGACCGTCGACATCGAGGACGGCAAGCTCCTGAAGGACTACGGCAACACCTACGGCAACGGCACCGCGACGCACAGCCTGGTGGCCTTCCGGGACCAGACCTCGCACGCGCTGGTGTTCGGCGCGGGCACGGTGCAGTGGTCCTGGGGCCTGACCAACATGCCCACGAGCAACCCGGACGACACGGTGGTCACGGCCGACAAGCGCATGCAGCAGGCCACCGTGAACGTCTTCGCCGACATGGGCGTCCAGCCCAAGTCCCTGCAGAGCGACCTGATCGCCTCGACCGCGTCCACGGACACCGTGGGACCCGGCATCACCGTGACCAGCCCGGCGGCGAACGCCACCGTCCCGGCCCTGCGGCCCGTGACCGTCACCGGTACGGCGACCGACACCGGCGGCGGCGTGGTGGCCCGGGTCGAGGTCTCCACCGACGGCGGAACCACCTGGAAGGCGACGACGGGCCTGGCCGCCTGGAGCTACACGTGGACCCCGACCACCCCGGGCCCCGTGCAGATCAAGGTGCGCGCGGTCGACGACAGCGTCAACATCGGCGCGACCACCACGGTCCCGCTGACCGTCGGCCCGCAGCAGTGCCCCTGCACCGTGTGGCCCGCCGCGGCCGTGCCGGGCACCGTCAACGCCGGTGACGGCAGCGCCGTCGAGCTCGGCGTGAAGATCCGCTCCTCCGTGGCCGGCTCCATCACCGGCGTCCGGTTCTACAAGTCCCCCGCCAACACCGGGACCCACACCGGCAGCCTGTGGAGCAGCACCGGCCAGCGCCTGGCCACCGGCACCTTCACCAACGAGACCGCGTCCGGCTGGCAGCAGCTGAACTTCTCCAGCCCGGTGCCGATCAAGCCCAACACCACCTACATCGCCTCCTACTTCGCCCCGAACGGCGGATACTCCTTCGACAACACCTTCGCCGCCGGCGACGCGGGCCTGGCCCCGCTCACCGCGCTGAAGAACGGGACCGACGGCGGCAACGGCGTCTACCGCTACAGCGGCACGGGCGGTTTCCCGAACAAGGCCTCGTCCGGCAGCAACTACTGGGTGGACGCGGTCCTGGACACCTCGGGCGCCAGCACGACCCCGCCCACCGTCACCGGAACCTCGCCGCAGTCCGCCGCGACCGGCACCCAGATCACGGCGGCCGTGACGGCCACCTTCAGCACCGCCGTCGACGCGGAGACGCTCACCTTCACCGTGAAGGACTCGGGCGGCGCCACCGTCCCGGGCACCAAGGTCCTCGGCGCCTCGAACAGCGCCACCTTCACCCCGTCCTCCGAACTGGCCCTGAACACCGCGTACACGGCGTCCGTCCAGGCGTCCGACCTGTGGGGCAACGCCATGAGCGCGCCGGTCACGTGGAACTTCACGACCAGCGCCAGCCCTCCGGCGGTGAACTGCCCGTGCACCCTGTGGAACTCCGCCGCGACGCCGAGCACCGCCAACGTGGGCGACGACGCCAACTCGGTGGAGCTGGGCACCCGCTTCCAGTCGGCGGTGAACGGCTACATCACCGGTGTCACCTTCTACAAGGGCCCCGGGAACACCGGCACCCACACGGGCAGCCTGTGGTCCGCCTCCGGCACGCTGCTGGCCACCGGCACCTTCGGCAGCGAAACCCTGACCGGGTGGCAGCAGCTGCAGTTCGCGACGCCCGTGCCCATCACGGCGGGCACCACGTACGTGGCCTCCTACCACGCGCCGAACGGCAACTACTCCGTGGACGGCGGCTACTTCACCGGCGCCCACCGCTCCTACCCGCTGGTGGCCCCGGCCGACGCGCCGGGCAGCGCCAACGGGCTCTACAAGTACGGCTCCGCCACGGCGTTCCCGTCGAACACCTTCGGATCCGTGAACTACTGGGTCGGTCCCGTCTTCACCACCACCCCGCCGAACCCGCTCCAGTCCACGGACGGGTCCACGGAGGTGTCCGGCCAGTGAGCACGGTCAGCGTGGTGATCCCCTGCTACAAGTACGGCCACTTCCTGGCCGACTGCGTCAAGAGCGTCCTGGACGAGCAGGAGGGCGTGGACGTCCGGGTGCTGATCATCGACGACGCCTCGCCCGACGACTCCGCGGACGTGGCCCGCGCGCTGGCGGCCGCCGACCCGCGGATCGAGGTGCGGGTCCACGAGCGCAACCAGGGGCACATCGCGACCTACAACGAGGGTCTGCTGGAGTGGGCCGACGGGGACTACGTCGCCCTGCTCTCGGCCGACGACCGGCTCGTCCCCGGGGCCCTGGTGCGCGCCGCCGCCCTGCTCGACGCCCATCCGGAGGCCGGTTTCGCCTACGGCAGGCCGCTGCGCTTCCTGCACGGCGGCCCGCTGCCGGCGGCCCGTACCCGGTCCACCGGCTCGGTGGTCTACCCGGGGCGGTGGTGGCTGGACCGGCGGTTCCGGGAGGGCACCGGCTGCATCACCTCGCCCGAGGTGGTCGTCCGTTCCAGCCTCCAGCGCAAGGTCGGCGGCTACGACCCGGAGCTTCCGCACGCCGGTGACATCGAGATGTGGATGCGGCTCGCCGCGCACGCCGACGTGGGCTACGTCCAGGGGGCCGACCAGGCCTTCTACCGCGTCCACGGCGACAACATGTCCACGACGGACTTCGGCGGACAGCTCGACGACCTGCGCCAGCGCCTCGTCGCCTTCGACTCGGTGCTGGTCAAGTGCGGCGATCTGCTCCCGGGGGCCGACCGGCTGGCACTGGCGGCGCGCACCCGGCTCGCCCGGTACGCGCTGCGGCGCGCCTACCGGGCGTACGACCGGGGCCGCACCGCGGTGGTGCCGGTCGACGAACTGGTGCAGTTCGCGGCCGAGTGCCTGCCCGACGGCTACACGTCGCTGGGCGAATACCGGGCGCTGCGGCTGCGCCGTCGGATCGGTCCGGGCGTGATGCCCTACCTTCAGCCGCTGGTGCTGTCGGCGGTCGCCGACCGGGGGCGCGAGTGGCTGTGGTGGCGTTCCTGGAAGCGCCGAGGGATCTGATGCCCCGTCTCCACCGGCTCCACCGGCGGGTCCTCGGGACCGGCGTCGGCGCTCTCGCGCCGGCGCCGGTCCCGGCGTGTCAGGAGCCGGTCGGTCCACAGGGTCGCGGCCACACCGCCGACCACGGCCAGCAGGGCCGCCCCGGCCAGGGACCGCATCCGGTCGCCGGTCCGCGCGACCGCGTGCGGCTGCACCAGCAGGTCCACGCTCATCCGTGCCGCGTCCGGGATGCCCTGCTGGGTCTGGAGCTCGGTCAGGTGCCGGGTGTAGACCTCGATGATCTTCCGTACGGACGCGTCCGCCACGTCGGGGTCGGAGTGCTCCACCTGGATCTGGAGCGAGGGGATCAGGTGGCGCGGGGTGACGCTGGTGCCGCTGTTGCGCGGTGTCATCCGGTAGGTGCCGCCGACCCCCGCCGCCTTGAGCTCGGCCGCTCCCGCGGGCGAGTCCAGCTGCTGCACGACGGCGTACGAGACGGCGGCGAGCGGCGGCTGGAGGTTCGCGAGCTGGTTCGGCTGCCTGCTGGTCACCGGCGGCTTGAGCACCACGATCGCGGAGCTGAGATGGACCGGTTCGGGCCGCAGCACCGCCGCCGCTCCGGCGGCCGCGAGCAGCGCCGCCACGACCAGGACGTACCAGCGCCGGCGCAGCGCACGGACCAACTCACCAGGCGACACGGGGATCCTTTCCTTCATGTCCGATCTTTGCAGGACCCGGGTAGGTCCGCCATCAAATCCGTTACCCGGCAGGGGTGTTCGTGAGCATTCGTGAATTGGTCGCGGTGCTGCGCCGGCGCTGGTACGTGATCGTGCCGACGGTCGTGCTCAGCCTGCTGGCGGCGCTGCACCTGTACCGGTCGGTGCCGGTGGCGTACCAGTCGCAGAGTTCGGTGGCGCTGCTGGACTCCTCGGCGGCCTCCAAGCTGCCGCCCTCCTTCGGCAATCCCATCTCCAATGCCGGCGGCGCCCTGGTGGTGACCGCGGACGTACTGATCAGGACGCTGTCGGGGGCGGACTCCGCCCGTGAACTGCACAGCCTGGGCGTGACCGATCCCTACACCGTCGGGTTCGCCGCGAACACCTCGGGCCCGCTGCTGACGCTGACGGTCACGGGCACCGACCGGGAGAAGGTGCTCGAGGAGACCAACATCCTGACCGGGTTCGCCGGGGAGCAGCTCAACGCCCTGCAGGCGGCGGCCAAGGTGCAGCCCGCGTACATGGTGCAGACCGCGCCGGTGGTACTGCCGCAGACCCCGGTGCCGCAGCTCAAGAGCCGCTACCAGCAGGTGCTGGGGGTCCTCATCGTCGGCGTCGGCAGCGGGTTCACCCTCTCCTTCGTGGCGGACGCGCTGCCGGCCGCCCGGCGGCGCAGGCGGGAGAGCTCCGCGGAGGACTCCGGCGGGCCGGGCCGGGCCGGCCGGCGCAGGTCCCGGGGCCGCCGTGTGGACGCCACCGCGCTGCTCACCGGGTATCTGGCGCTGGCCTTCTTCATCCCGTCGAACCTGACGCTGCCGGGCCTGGGCGGGGTGGGGACCCCGGCCAACGTGTTCGCCCTGCTGGCCCTGTTCTGGTATCTGGCGACCTGGCTCGCCGGCCGGATCCGGTCGGCGCCCGGGACCCGGCTGCCCCGGGTGGCGATGTGGCTGCTGACCGTCTCGGTGCTGGCCTCCTACATCGCGAACGCGAGCCGCGGGAGCGTGCGCAAGGAGCTGCTCGGCGCCGACCGCGGCCTGATCGCCCTGCTGGTGTGGGTGTCGCTGGTGGTGCTGGTCTCCGCCGGGATCCAGGACCGGGCGCGCCTGGACGTCCTGCTGCGCAGGGCGGTGGTGATGGGGACGATCGTGGCGGCCATAGGGTTCTACGACTTCTTCACCGCGACCAACATCGCCGACAGCATCAGCATCCCGGGGCTGTCGTCGAGCGTCCCCCAGATCACGACCCTGGACCGCGGGGCGTTCACCCGGCCCCGGTCCACGACGGCGCAGCCGCTGGAGTTCGGCGGGATGCTGGCGCTGCTGCTGCCCTTCGCCGTGCAGCAGGCCTTCGATCCGGTACGGCGCCACCTGAAGGCCTGGCGCCGGTGGGGGCCGGTGGCGCTGATGGGCGGGGCGCTGCCGCTGACGGTGTCGCGCACCTCGATCATCGGGGCGCTGATCGTGATCCTGGTGATGGTGCCGCGCTGGAAGCCGCAGCGGCGGTGGACCGCGATCGGTGTGCTCGTGGGGGCCGTGGCCTGCTTCAAGGTGATCATCCCCGGGCTGATCGGCACCATCACGGCCCTGTTCGCGTCCTTCCTGTCGAACTCCGACAGCAGTACCCAGGCCCGTACGGTCAAGTACAGCGCGATCGTCCCCTACCTGGACGAGCGGCCCCTGTTCGGGCGGGGCCTGGGCACGTTCATTCCCGAGCTCTACTTCTTCACCGACAACCAGTACATGCTGACCCTCGCCGAGATGGGGTTCCTGGGGCTGCTCGCGCTCCTGTTCCTCTTCCTCACCGGCATCCACCAGGGCGGGGCGATCCGCCGGCTGGCCGTCGGCGAGTCCGACCGGGAGCTGGGACAGGCGTTCTTCGCGTCCGCCCTCGTCGCCCTGGTCGTCAGCGCCACCTTCGACGCACTCAGCTTCCCGATGTTCGCCGGGATGTTCTTCCTGACGATCGCCGCCGGAGGCAGTTACCTCGGCTTCATCCGGCGCGCGGCGCCGAAGCCCCGATCCGTGGAGTTCCCATGCCTTCCCGCCGATCAGCATCCCCCGACCTCCTCGCGGGCACCGGCTCCGGCCCGGTAGCGGTCCTCGTCGTCACCTGGAACAGTGCGGAGGTCCTGCCGGGGTTCCTCGCCTCGCTGCCGGAGGGCATGGCCGGGCTCGACTGGCGCCTCGTCGTCGCCGACAACGACTCCGCCGACGACACGGTGGAGGTGATCCGCTCCCTGGCCCCGGACGCGACGGTCGTCCGGACCGGCCGCAACGCCGGTTACGCGGCCGGGGTGAACGCCGCGCTGGCGGCGGCCGCCGGGTGGGAGGGCGGCTTCCGGGCCGCCCTGGTGTGCAATCCGGACATCCGGATGCGGCAGGGCTGCGCCAAGCTGCTCGTCGACGCGCTGGGCGAGGCGCACCCCGGCGGCGGCCGGGTCGGGATCAGCGTCCCGCTGCTGTACGAGGAGGACGGCCGGACACTGCTGCACTCGCTGCGCCGCGAGTCCAGCGTGACCCGCGCGCTGGGCGAGGCGGTGATCGGCAACCGCCGGGCGGGGCGCTTCCCGCGCTGGAGCGAGCTGGTCACCGACCCGGCCGCGTACGGGCGGGAGACGGTGGCGGACTGGGCGACGGGGGCGCTGATGGCCCTGTCCGGGGAGTGCCTGGCCGCGTGCGGGCCGTGGGACGAGTCGTTCTTCCTGTACTCGGAGGAGACCGAGTACTGTCTGCGGGCCCGGGACTTGGGCTTCGTGACCCGGCTGGAGCCCTCGGCCTCGGCCACCCACCTCGGCGGGGACTCCCAGGTGTCGCCGCGGCTGTGGACCCTGCTGACCGTCAACCGGGTCCGCCTCTACCGGCGCCGTCACGGCCTGGCGGCCACCACCGCCTTCCGGGCGGCCGTGCTGCTGCGGGAGTCCTCCCGGGCTGCGCTGGGCCGCCCGGCGAGCCTGGCGGCGGCCCGGGCCCTGGCCGGCCGTTCGGCGCCGCACGGTGCCCCGTAGACCGCCCGGGCCGGCGGAACCGGCACGTGTTGTCACAGGAACGGATCGGCCGGTGTCCTGTGGGCGTACCCCTGGAATCGGAGGAGACATCATGAGCGAGGACGGCGCCGGCGCGGCGACCGAGACCTTCGTCGCGCACCGCAATCTGCTGTTCACCGTGGCCTACGAGATGCTCGGATCGGCGGCCGACGCGGAGGACGTCCTCCAGGAGACGTGGCTGCGCTGGGTCGAGGTCGATCTGGAGCAGGTGCGCGACCGGCGTGCGTACCTGGTGCGGATCACGACCCGGCAGGCGCTGAACCGGCTGCGCGCGATGAGCCGCCGCAAGGAGGCGTACGTCGGTTCCTGGCTGCCCGAACCGCTGCTCACCGCGCCGGACGTGGCCGAGGACGCCGAGCTCGCGGAGAGCGTGTCGATGGCGCTGATGCTCGTCCTGGAGACGCTGTCGCCGACCGAGCGCGCCGTCTTCGTGCTGCGGGAGGTCTTCGACGTCGGCTACGAGGAGATCGCGGCCGCGGTGGGCAAGAGCTCGGCGGCCGTCCGCCAGATCGCCCACCGCGCCCGCAAGCACGTGGACGCGCGGCGGCCCCGGCAGGCGGTCTCGGCCGCGCAGACGCGGGCGGCGTTGGAGTCCTTCCGGGGCGCGCTGGAGTCCGGCGACCCGCAGGACCTCCTCGCCGTGCTCGCCCCCGACGTCGTCCTCGTGGCGGACGGCGGCGGCATCAAGCAGGCGGCGCTGCGGCCGATCGCCGGTGCCGAGAGGGTGGCCCGCTTCATGGTGGGCGGCATCGGCAAGAACGACAGGAACAACCTTCCGATGACGCTCGCGCCGACGGTGGTCAACGGCAGCCCGGCCCTGGCCGTCCATCTGGGCGGGGAGCTCGACGGGATCATGACGGTCCGGGTCGAGGACTCCCGTATCACCGGCCTCTACTACGTCCGCAACCCGGAGAAGCTGGCCCGCCTGGCGTCGGAGATCCCGCTGGCCCTGCGGTGAGCCCCGCCGTCCCCGCCCTTCCTCACGCGCCGTCCCACGCGGTGTAGAAGCTGCCGGGGTTCACCAGGTAGCGGACGGTGGGGCGGGGCAGGTGGCGCACCTCGTGGCGGCGGGCGTAGCGGCGGATGAGCTCCCAGTCCTCGCGGGGCAGCACCTCGGGGGTCCGCCGCAGCCGACTGAAGTGCAGGGCCCGGCTGCGGCGGGCCACGAAGGCATTGGTGTCCAGGAAGGCCTCGTGGGCGGCGCGGCGGCGGTCGAAGGGCACCGACAGGACGTCGCGTTCGGTGCCGTCGGGCAGCACCCTGCGCAGTGCGGTGTAGACGGCGTCGGGTCCGCCAGCCGCGTCGAGTGCCGCCAGGGCCTGCTCCAGGTGGTCGGGCTCCCACAGGTTGTCGTCGTCGAGGAAGGCCACGTACCGGGAGCGGGTGAGCCGGATGCCGACGTTGCGCACGACTCCGGCGGTCGCCGTGTTGCGGGCCAGGGACACGGCGAACAGGCGCGGGTCCGCGGGCAGTTCGGGCAGTCCGGCGCCGTCGTCGACGACGATGACCACCTGGTCGGCGACGGTCTGGGCCAAGGCGGAGCGGACCGCCGCGCGCAGCGCGTCGGGGCGGCGGTGGGTGGCGATCACGGTGGCGACCCGGGCGGCCGGCGGCCGGCCCAGGAGGGCGGCGAGGCGGGTGGTCTCGGCGTCCTCGAAGCGCCGCAGCCGTACGGCGGAGGGCAGGAGCAGGAGTTTGTTGCGTGCTTCGAAGAGCACCAGCCAGCCGAAGGCCCGCTTGAGCAGTTCCCAGGGGGCCCGGGCGATACGGCGCATGTCGCACACTCCGTCGTGGTGGGGGTCAGGGGGCGGGTTCCACGGGGCGGCCGTCGGACATGCGGTTGTCCTTCCACACGTTCCCGGCGCCGCCGGCGTTCCAGGCGGTGACCGGCCCGTAGGCGCCGCCGGCCGGGTGGTACTGGGTGGAGAAGACGTTGCCGGTGACCTGGATGCCGGTGGCGCCCGGGCCTCCGCCGTAGAGCGCGTACGCGCCCCCGGCCAGCCAGTTGTCCTCGACGACGACGGAGGAGACGACCCCGGTGTCGGCGAAGAGGCCGACGGCGGCGGTGGCGCCCTTGTCGACGGGGGTGGAGTTGAGCAGGGTGTTGTGCCGGACGGTCAGCCGGCCCTTGTTGCCGCCGCCGCTGATGACGGCGTCGATGTGCTGCCATTCGCCGCCCTGGTTGCGGAAGGCGACGAGGTCGTGCACGTAGTTGTCGTGCAGGTCGCCCTGGCCCATGGACAGGGCGTTGCCGAACACCGAGATGTCGCACCAGCCGACCTCGATGGAGCTGCCGCCCATGTTCGAGACGGCGTAGTTGACCCCTCCGTTGTCGGGGCCCTTGCCCGGTACGGCGGTGATGGTGGTGTGCAGGACCTTGAGCCCGCTGAAGCCGGGACGCAGGTTGACCCCCCACCAGTTGGTGGAGGTGATCCTGCTGTCGATGATCGTGACGTCGTTGGCGTAGATGTCGAGCGAGCCGCGGATGTCCCAGCCCTTGATGACCGTGCCGTCCTTCTTGACCGACATGTTGCCGGTGTCGTGCCGTTCGAGTGCGATCCGCGGCCCGGTGCTGTTCGCGTCGGGGTATCCGCACGCCCCGGGTGAGGTGCAGGCGGTGGCGGAGGCGGAGGGCGACGGTGCGCCCGTTCCCGGCGGGGCCGTCGGGGAGGGTGTGGCCGACGGGCTCGGCGTGGCGGTGGGGGCGGGCGCCGCCGTCCCGGGCAGGACGGCCGACGGTGTCGCGGAAGGCGCGGCCTTCGGGTCGCCCACCCCGGTGCGGTCGGCGTCGTACAGCGTGAGGACGACGGCCAGGACCACCCCGGCGAGCAGCCACGCCACGAGGCGCCTTCGGTTCCGTGTCATGGCCGTTCGCCTATCCTCGGAGCGTTTTTCGGGCGGGCAGGAGGCACACGGCGTACGCCAGGGTGCCGACGGCCGCGGTGGCCAGGAGCGCGGGCACGGAGTCGCCGAGGTACCGCTCCAGTACGAGGAGCGCCGCGGCCATCACGGCCCCGCCGAGCAGCGGCCAGGCGCAGGCCCGGGCGACCGTGCCCAGGCGGATGCCGCCGCGGTGCAGGGCGAGGAGGAAGACCGGGACCACGACGGCGCCGGCGACCGCGACGTGGCCCTGGGCCACGCCAACGATGCCGCCGCCGCGGGCGCCGATCACGAGGGCCGGGATCAGCAGGACGAGCCACAGGCCCTGGACCGCGATGAGCGAGCGGCGGCGGCCGACGGCCACCAGGCAGTCGTAGGCGAGTTCGCAGCCGATGCGGACCAGGCCCAGGGCCATCAGCCAGGGCAGGGCGCCGGCCGCGGGCAGCCAGCGTCCGCCGTAGACGAGCTCGATCACGGGCGCGGCGAGGGCGGCCAGCAGGACGCACAGCGGGACGGTGGCCGCGGTCACCACGCCGAGGGCGCGGGCGAATCCGGCGGCCAGTGCCTGTGGTGAGTCGGCCAGCCGGGAGAAGCCGGCGAAGGAGACGCGGCGGGCGGCCTCGGAGATGATGCGGACCGGCCAGCCGGAGATGTTGAAGGCGAGGACGTAGAAGCCGAGCGCGAGGGGGTCCAGGGTGGAGCCCACGACCATGGTGTCCACGTTGACGACGCCGAGGGCGAGCATGCTGGCCCCGGCGAGCGGGAGGCCGAACTTCAGCAGGGCGCGGGCCTGTTCCCGGTCCCAGCCGAACTTCAGGGTGCCGGGTGCGGCGAGGCAGCAGCCGATGAGGGCGGCCACGTTGCCGACGACGGACCCCCAGGCGAAGCTCATCGCGCCCCAGCCCTGGACGGCCAGCAGCAGGGTCACGGCGGTGCTGAGGACGAAGTTGAGGCCGTCGACGGCCATCCGCCGGCCCTGCGCGAACTCCCGGGTCAGGAAGCCGGCCGGCACCTGGGACAGTCCGTCGAGGACCACGCACAGGCACATGACCCGCAGGACCCCGGAGGCTTCGGGTGAGCCGAGCACGTCGGCGACGGCCGGGGCGGTCGCGAAGAGCACGGCGTACAGCAGGCAGCTGGAGGCCGCGCTCAGGGTGAGGACGGTGGGGGCGAAGCGGCGCGGGTCGCCCTCCCAGCGGACGATGGCGAGGGAGACGCCCAGCTCGTTCGCGGAGAGCAGGACGAGCAGGACGGTCTGGGCGATGCCGTACACGCCCCAGGCCTCGGGGCCGAGGAAGTAGCGGGCGAGGACGATGCCGGTCGCGAAGTTGCCGAGGCGCATCACGACCGTGTTGATCAGGCTCCACTTGGCGGCGGAGCCGACCTTGCGCCCCAGCGAGGGCGCCGCGGGCGCGGGCTGCGTGCTCGTGCCGGTGTCGGTCACGTCGCCCCCGCCCCGCCCGGGCCGACGGTGCGCAGGGCCATGGTCTCGTCGGTCGCGGCGGGCGCCGCGCCGACGGGTACGGGGGCCGCCTCGGCGGAGGGCGTCGCGGCGGGGGCCGGGCGGTTCTTCCCGCGCGGGGTGCGCCGCCGGGCCTCCACGAAGAAGACGGCGACCAGGCTGAGGACGAAGCCCAGCGCGCCCACCATCACCAGGTACTGGAGCCGGGTCTTGGTCTGTGCCTCCGGCTTCTGCGGGGGCACGATCGTCGCCATCCGGATCATGGCCTCGGGGGCCACGGACTGCTGGGTCTGGAACTCCTTGAGCCGCTTGTCGGCGTAGGCGGCGAGGAGTTCGTCGGACGTGAGGACGGCCGCCGGGTCGGTGCCGGTGACGGTCAGCCACATGAAGGGGCCCTGGGCGTTGTCGGCGATCTTCACTTCGTGCCTGCCGGTGACGCCGAGGGCCTTGAGGTCGGCTTTGGCCCCGTCCGAGTTGAGGTTGCGGGCGAGGCCGTCGGCCATGCCGGTCAGCGAGGTCTGC includes these proteins:
- a CDS encoding YveK family protein, which translates into the protein MDLAEIGRVMRRRWYVLLPGLLLTAALTTAVHLLIPVEYQSQSTVTLLNSSKATEAFDGNPFLSTQTSLTGMADGLARNLNSDGAKADLKALGVTGRHEVKIADNAQGPFMWLTVTGTDPAAVLTSDELLAAYADKRLKEFQTQQSVAPEAMIRMATIVPPQKPEAQTKTRLQYLVMVGALGFVLSLVAVFFVEARRRTPRGKNRPAPAATPSAEAAPVPVGAAPAATDETMALRTVGPGGAGAT